The DNA window ggaactgttgggtttctctatgttaatattgttttaaggtcttgacctttaaatgttaagtgccttgagataatgtaaattatgaattggcgctatataaataaaattgaattgaactgaactccctcttggctggactcccagcctctgcagctaaaccgttgcagcgtatccagaacgctgcagcgcgcctcgtttacaatcttcccaaattgtcccatgtgacctccctcctccgtgacctccactggcttcctgttggggccagcatccgattcaagatgatggtgctggccttcaaggccgtcaatgcaactgcacctgtctacctccaaacactagtcagaccacatgccccagcgagaacactttgctcatctacatcagctggccgactggtacccccatcactgagagcaaacaaagcccgctcagcgaagttgcgaatcttctctgttttagcacatcagaggtggaacaaactcccgaccaatgtcagtaCAGCGGAATTGCATTCCATcgccgcaaaagactcaagactcatttgttcagacttcacctcgacccgagaactggagatgaagctgaaacagcgccaaaattttcagtgacattactggaggggcattacgtctatagtagtttagcactaccatagacaatgaatgggaatgtgtttagggccgtttagctaaacaatccacggctgctgcgcgggagaccggggtcgattccctgatggagaggaacatattttttacataaaatgtcgagaatttcctgtgaaagtgaaaataaaatgttaaaactgaatccacacctgcatccacattaaatgggttcctccccttccattcatcaagtttgcacaggatctagaaaagagggattgtagaggaggaaaagatgttctccatctcatacattattatctatttgctcagggtactttgtaaaagacaaatagaagaaatatcatctgaaagaggacaacagttttgctctacttccactgaatgttgcttggtcagaaccacttcttccaactgtctgattaaagttttcatgacttgttcagcataatttatataaatcatatatagatatagatatataaattgtatagataatatcaatatacctctagtagctgggttgaagaagactgtgactgtgttgctcctcttcattggagggatgaacacaagaacagcgagatactgtaggacgaggacgctgagccagtgaggcacggcactgtactgactggccctgagctggatgttagtgatgtgcaccgtctccaacagactggccaccatcaggatgagactgatgcagaagaaaacgtctgcaggacacaacatacgacagttcagtcaacttttcaataacatcacgtatcttagctatgatcttgtgttggaaatgatgtttacaataaaactcgaggaacctgttgttcacaataaattaaacaaattaataatttcttttaaagtcacactgtcccgttgaccaaataattgacacacttttcagtggaactactttctaccaagaaatgttctctttccagcatcacagaggtcggacactcactgatgagaggcgtccccctggtgatgggcagcaggttgttcatgatgagcaggatgagggtcagcttgaaggaggagcggtttggggcccaataatactcaagattagccgtatgaaacatcttactgtgtggttgttcaggtatatgaggggcagaggagatctcagcatgtagattcctgaaaagatcaatggttcagttacaaccagtatactactgtttacttcccctatttactttgtattccatttacatgctgaaaaacacatatgggtcacagtgtagaaattgttaaataaaacttttgactgtcctttcactttgctggggacaatggagggggctgaggccttaagacaacaagacaacaatagactttatttgtacacattcacatggatagatataatctttttttttttttagagttcattggtctaagccaagaaatatatcctatatatcatcaaaaatcatgtacaaatacagtaacagaaaatcacagagatggatgtaatttaatataaaaaacaaagagacactgtgacacaaacagtctcttacctttgctgaataaaacacctcacatgtgtaaagtagttgtagagcaacatctgctgtagtttgttgttcttcagtcacggaagttgaaggaaaagttgaggaagagagacagagatgaagctgaaacagcgccataatgttcagttgccgggaggggcattacgtccatagtgatttagcactaccatagagaatgaatgggaacgtgttaggggacgtttagcgcagaaggcctgtgttcgattcctggcaatagactatttttagccaattttttgtatttcgaaagttgagcagatgtaatgtcaacatgtacttctgaaattggtttatttgtgtaacagacaatgaaaaccatttgaaacttttttcttgaaatatcacttttgtaatcataagatagtaaagtgggccttttcatgttttaaaaaatttgtggcaatgacattgacttgaaaatgagagcaggcactgcaagtcagaactgttcatcaataggcaacacaagcacagcattctgtttacacggtatattttagaagctcatagaatcaagactgttcccttcaagtctaaatcacacgcttttagccccaccctgcccgaggtgtgagttgttgggccatgaagaggtatattgttatcgtggtaaaaggctcaaagttaactaggaagtgattctgagatttacacacttccagcactaccaattattctttcaaaatgactttacaagtgtggatacgtcatgagccatagtcatccatagttatgctgctataggcctagacagctgggggatcacccattaggcaccagaaaccagcaccttctctcttctctctctgccttgtttattttattgtatcttattacatgtctctaattccttgggtcttctcctcccctccttggtccatgctgtgcggctctctggagcccatcctggctcgggtcctgatgagggatggacctagtgaggtcaccggtttgtcacagggctaacatggagggtcatgcaaccaccagcactctcacctgaggacctctcacctttggagccatgttcactactactactgcgcatgttggaccatgagggaggtaggagtgcccggagggaccaacgcgcccttggaagaccatgccaacatccacgtggagattcccgggctggattcaagcccatgaccagagactgtgactccaccccccctttatttccttttgtaccctttttttttttctccactcaccccaaccagtcctggcagaggccgttgatagatacatgtagggaaagtagatttagttctcgtggccaatgtgtttgatgtgcaagtgctgtcaaatatatacagaatatatccctgctggcccatccactgcagacagagaggggaaagctgacatggagctccgggatcccctccctcacctgtttataatgcatgaaaatcgaacttaactgattaaagcttttgacaagaccagttgatgcagtcgtagatGCCGTTTTTTCTGCCgccgacttgttgatgccttttgagtacctgtagagggctccgatatggatgatacctcatcctgttgcccctccatagatgtttctttagttgtctggagatattaatgacagatatcagactgatgaaatcaagtaaaaataaatgttctaatatagtcaatatctttcatgtgtgcatgtggcagtgtagatgtatttcactaaatctgaatgaatttgaattactgtatttaatgcagtataaaTTATGTTAACTACAAAGCAAGATGgaatatatgtgtatgtatgtgaatttttgtatggtaagagcatgtcctttatgagaactatcagttatacaaagaatcattttgaccaccttgcatttccaccgccagtctgattcaccataattataggtgatctcctctcctggacttatgtcacgttttgcaaacaaacacagatggggcttCCCTTCCACTgtcaagtacttcatcttggcattgggATTCATATGGTTGTCATTTACGAGCCTTCCAAGTGACACATCcacttttgctgcatcaacactacaaaagcaaagataacacattattacaaattgtaaattggcaatataaatttgcctgacttagaagccttccctcaacaatatagtctgaaaactggcttactggcattccaactggcacgtgcatgttcaattgcaatcaccgatgtctcagcgtgcaagagagcagcattaggcCATGTCACAATGACTTGAGCTGAGTCTTGCAGCATATAACGAAATTCTCCCCAAAcaaggaagagggaaacacagaaataacttaACCTATTACATGTAAGAATTAAAAGTAGTTagtaaataattgttttgctgtattgagagccCTGCCTgacattaacagataatttactcaagctgagaagtgcaccaccagtgatgatgattcccAGACTGAGTGAGTTTGagacgatatgtaattacttgccaaaaagtccttttttatgaagtaacaactaattaaacacattcctgcacatgcctaaacatgtttaaacacattagcagcagtgttcaaacattgtaagtgaaagaagtttgacttctgacccagctccgaaacctgcctgaaatggaccacactaaatgtctgattactagcagccagtttgtgctagggtggaaagctgatatttgttgggaagaggagagtctaatctttaatttagTGTACAATGGCAAAATTAAGCGAAATGTTTCTACCTGTCACCGCcggtgtaccaggcgatgtacaagttcttaccccttttgcaaaataacttccgcaaaattccacccccccaaccgaactccactcctcgcccgctctccgcttccccaacgggcgctgaccttcggggacatgtgcatttatcagacccgtggtgccccggctgctttggtgacactagatgacctcgaactgatcgctggccctcgtggtggcgacgtctcattcgaatgtctgccctatcaactttcagtggtactttttgtgcctacaatgaccacaggtaacggggattcagggttcgattccggagagggagcctgagataaAATATTAGTAAATTATTCATGActatatacgacaaagaatgacataatgtgccacactcacggctgatgaagggctggatgctgagggtcaatgaattgtgtgagatgtgtcaaatctgttggttattatttttgttcattatcatatgtaaacaaatggaggcaagatttttaaaatatattttgcattgaagaaataattgtctgcattcagattgagctctatataatcaaatcagtaatgattggatgactaatgtgcataacaaagacataaatattacataaacaaatccttttagcccagtattaagtggaacaaagtaaattaagttaaatggaaacagtcaaacacatctgcagaagcattgacaattgtattgatttaatatacacacatacaaatattaataatatgcattttcattaatattttatgccagtgacagtattcgaccaacactcacaaagcactgctcaatagccatgaatctatgaatgaaattaaaatatgaaacctttatttgcagtgtcaaatcacattgaacacatgaacaacacacaacaatacaatgcttaatcacagaatgtcagtgcctgtgttgtgcatcaatagctctcacacactaaaatcacatagatcaacatgtaaatatacatcctctcaattatttcgcatcagttttaaaaaccagccagcatcaaggtccacactttcctgacacacaaacacacacacacattttttacaaacacgaatccaaacatgctgcagaaatgcacaattccccatgctctcagtgacacacaatgcaacaattagtttgcaaaaatgtacccactttccggtgatggtaaagtagttgacttcagctgctctacagtgttttccattttcattattttattttcatcctactacatttattttataatgcttgtgctgttaagatttcacactatgtacttactgacacatagacttatattttgttgatgcttatgtacatatctacatacttaatttaacacttcatagcatatttcattaattccctcaagcatatcacacattatctaatggatctgaaatccttgattgattttcttcatttgatcaagagactaacctgtctcagacagggatcactgtagctatcagtgcaacatgtgtatagtagccgcctagctcaggatttgtgtatgctccgcagtgatgtgcatcatatagaagtcaacctgataaacccccaggggccgccatgttgtgcagttataaaaattgccatggaaacggttgcttcttaaaaatcttctttgatgattgatgtgggggcaaccatcaaagggattgctggcctgcaaatccttatcaaatccaatcaaagaaccaaaaactctagacattaaaggatatttctttggtcctctgaactaccaaacataaataacaagttcccttgcttcaagttattagcttgtgaaaataacagaccgtcaactgagaagaccacagtcctcattagtgaagacaacaatcctgcctacggagacaaccgctgatttgttcagtaaaaatccatccagaagacactgctctcataactacaaatccccctttaccaaaatggacatcctggtaagaattatttttttttagaaatgtatgttcaggttcaggtctttcaataatgaattccatgtttccatttttcagacatgtggaacaatgcagtctgagattaaggctttgaaagagaagctcaaactgaatgatgagcttctgataagggagcaggagaaaatgacagctcgctctaaagcccacattggtgtcctggctgaactagctgtacagagcaacaaggtgaaggctctggaagagaagctcaaacagaacgatgagcttctgatgagggagaaggagaaaatgacagctcactctaaagcccacaatggcaaactggctgaactggctgtacagagcaacaaggtgaaggctctggaagagaagctcaaacagaaagatgagcttctgatgagggagaaggagaaaatgacagctcactctaaagcccacaatggtaaactggctgaactggctgtacagagcaacaaggtgaaggctctggaagagaagctcaaacagaacgatgagcttctgatgagggagaaggagaaaatgacagctcactctaaagcccacaatggtaaactggctgaactggctgtacagagcaacaaggtgaaggctctggaagagaagctcaaacagaacgatgagcttctgatgagggagaaggagaaaatgacagctcactctaaagcccacaatggcaaactggctgtacaaagcaacaaggtgaaggctctggaagaggacaatgtggctctgagggagaaggtggcccttttgaaaagggatttcagcagggttgagcttgtggtgacagagatggaggaaaggcaagctcacagccaaaagattgactccatggacaaggagactcaaaccagcgatctgcttcaggatgagaataatgctcttcaagaagagttgatgaagctcagagcttcttatcatgaggtctgtctgaatcagactaccaaccaggagaagttcgacactgagctccaggaggagaagcaggaaaagaacgttctccaagaagagctgatgaagctcagagattcttatcatgaggtctgtcaaaatcagactaccaaccaggagaagttcaacactgagttccaggagaagaaggttctccaagaagagctgatgaagctcaaagcttcttacaatgtggtctgccactgtcatgaagctgatgtttccagtcgggagctcaatggagagagtaaggatgatgtcactgaggagaagtctctctccagtgttctccctgagaaaccaaagaagacttcactctggaagagaatccgccacgctctggggttgagaaaaccacagtgttggaagtagtcagcagcgcccatccaacagcacctgagctgaccttactcagtgttgtaatgtaaagaagtacaaatacttctttacatttctacttaagtagaaatttcacatatctgtcctttactttgttatttttatttctgacaactttcacttttactccactatatttcctaagtaaaatgtgtacttttactccaatacatttctcccaaccatcttcgttactcattactacaaattaaaatcagaagaaatttgagttggtgacgtaatgccgtaaacattttgtggtatatacgtgtgcctgcaatatatattatgccagtgggtggcagtgtcactcgatgtaccccatgaagaagagagtgactgtgactggtacctgaataagaa is part of the Paralichthys olivaceus isolate ysfri-2021 chromosome 15, ASM2471397v2, whole genome shotgun sequence genome and encodes:
- the LOC138404895 gene encoding golgin subfamily A member 6-like protein 25, with protein sequence MDILTCGTMQSEIKALKEKLKLNDELLIREQEKMTARSKAHIGVLAELAVQSNKVKALEEKLKQNDELLMREKEKMTAHSKAHNGKLAELAVQSNKVKALEEKLKQKDELLMREKEKMTAHSKAHNGKLAELAVQSNKVKALEEKLKQNDELLMREKEKMTAHSKAHNGKLAELAVQSNKVKALEEKLKQNDELLMREKEKMTAHSKAHNGKLAVQSNKVKALEEDNVALREKVALLKRDFSRVELVVTEMEERQAHSQKIDSMDKETQTSDLLQDENNALQEELMKLRASYHEVCLNQTTNQEKFDTELQEEKQEKNVLQEELMKLRDSYHEVCQNQTTNQEKFNTEFQEKKVLQEELMKLKASYNVVCHCHEADVSSRELNGESKDDVTEEKSLSSVLPEKPKKTSLWKRIRHALGLRKPQCWK